A portion of the bacterium genome contains these proteins:
- the ftsW gene encoding putative lipid II flippase FtsW yields the protein MGFKTKEKSSPDFLMFLLTLILVTVGLIMIYSASAILAHDRYGNSYYFFGRQLLWVLVGCAGMFLASRVDLERLRALAIPALFVSILLMALVCVPGIGKTVGGAQRWFRLGPFSFQPSEVLKIALIFYLADSLDRRRQALAQLSGLVPYLVILGVCMALLEKQHDFGTAVLLAMATLLLLLLAGVQWTYFLVPLAILIPVFIFLVESASYRMKRITAFLNPWEDPQGTGFQLIQSLIAVGNGGPVGVGLSNSTQKLFYLPAPHTDFIFAIIAEEMGWIGAGTLVFLFAVFILRGFKVSSFASTRENGLFSSLLAAGITGLIGFQAILNLGVVTGLLPTKGIPLPLISYGGSSMVFTLTSIGILFNISRGMKLPSPLGPAQAVGA from the coding sequence TTGGGCTTTAAGACGAAAGAAAAATCTTCGCCGGATTTCCTGATGTTCCTGCTCACCCTGATCCTGGTGACGGTGGGGCTCATCATGATCTATAGCGCCTCGGCCATCCTGGCCCATGACCGCTACGGCAATTCCTATTACTTCTTCGGACGCCAGCTCCTTTGGGTCCTGGTCGGGTGCGCGGGCATGTTCCTGGCCTCCCGGGTGGACCTGGAGCGTTTGCGGGCCCTGGCCATCCCGGCCCTCTTTGTTTCCATCCTTCTCATGGCCCTGGTCTGCGTTCCGGGGATCGGCAAGACCGTGGGCGGCGCCCAACGCTGGTTCCGGCTGGGCCCTTTCTCCTTCCAGCCCTCCGAAGTGCTCAAGATCGCCCTCATCTTCTACCTGGCCGATTCCCTGGACCGGCGCCGCCAGGCCCTGGCCCAACTTTCCGGGCTGGTGCCCTACCTGGTCATCCTGGGCGTCTGCATGGCCCTGCTCGAGAAACAACATGACTTCGGGACGGCGGTCCTCCTGGCCATGGCCACTTTGCTGCTCCTGTTGCTGGCCGGGGTCCAATGGACCTACTTCCTGGTGCCCTTGGCCATCCTCATCCCGGTCTTCATCTTCCTGGTGGAATCGGCCAGTTACCGGATGAAGCGCATCACGGCCTTCCTGAACCCCTGGGAGGACCCCCAAGGGACCGGCTTCCAGCTCATCCAGAGCCTCATCGCTGTGGGGAACGGGGGCCCGGTGGGGGTCGGACTTTCCAACAGCACCCAGAAGCTTTTCTACCTCCCTGCGCCCCATACGGATTTCATCTTCGCCATCATCGCCGAGGAGATGGGCTGGATCGGGGCGGGGACCTTGGTCTTCCTCTTCGCGGTCTTCATCCTGCGCGGCTTCAAGGTGTCCTCCTTCGCCAGCACCCGGGAGAACGGCCTTTTTTCTTCCCTCCTGGCGGCGGGGATCACAGGTCTCATCGGCTTTCAGGCGATCCTGAACCTGGGGGTGGTGACGGGACTTTTGCCTACCAAGGGCATTCCCCTCCCCCTCATCTCCTACGGCGGATCCTCCATGGTCTTCACGCTCACCTCCATCGGGATCCTGTTCAACATCTCGCGGGGCATGAAGCTCCCGTCGCCGCTGGGTCCTGCCCAGGCGGTGGGAGCGTGA
- the murB gene encoding UDP-N-acetylmuramate dehydrogenase — MDLAELKKIVKGKVLLDHSIAPYTTYYLGGKAGAFVEPQGVEDLAELLRTLTHGRVPYLMLGGGSNLLFADEGFRGVVIRLGRGFQGIQIEGDRVRVQAGTQLVKVLAKTREAGLGGVEFFAGIPGTLGGAVVGNAGAKKAWIGPTVEELTIVTPQGEVKRLKRADYHYGYRNSSLKLTGHVLVEAVLKLKKEPKDAIEKKVKEYFKVRRGKQPKTEKNAGSVFKNPEGDFAGRLTESLGLKGFKVGGARISEIHANFIINDGTATAHDVVAVMREVQGRVQKEYGIRLEPEILPLGDWDREEIKDVFWNWKPKGSNDASDHKDGK; from the coding sequence GTGGATTTGGCGGAACTGAAGAAGATCGTGAAGGGCAAGGTGCTCCTGGACCACTCCATCGCGCCCTACACGACCTACTACTTGGGCGGTAAGGCGGGGGCTTTCGTGGAGCCGCAAGGGGTGGAGGACCTGGCCGAACTCCTGCGGACCCTGACCCATGGAAGGGTCCCTTATTTGATGCTGGGGGGCGGCAGCAACCTTTTGTTCGCCGACGAGGGTTTCCGGGGCGTCGTGATCCGCTTGGGACGGGGGTTCCAGGGGATCCAGATCGAGGGCGACCGGGTGCGGGTCCAGGCCGGGACCCAGTTGGTGAAGGTGCTGGCCAAGACACGGGAAGCCGGATTGGGCGGGGTGGAGTTCTTCGCGGGCATCCCGGGCACCTTGGGTGGCGCGGTGGTGGGGAACGCCGGGGCGAAGAAAGCCTGGATCGGGCCCACGGTCGAGGAACTGACCATCGTCACCCCGCAGGGTGAAGTGAAGCGTTTGAAAAGGGCGGACTACCACTACGGTTACCGCAACAGTTCCTTGAAGCTGACGGGCCATGTGCTGGTAGAGGCGGTCTTGAAGCTCAAGAAGGAGCCCAAGGACGCCATCGAGAAGAAGGTGAAGGAATATTTCAAGGTCCGCCGGGGCAAGCAACCCAAGACGGAGAAGAACGCCGGGAGCGTGTTCAAGAACCCCGAGGGGGATTTCGCGGGGCGCTTGACGGAGTCGTTGGGTCTGAAGGGGTTCAAGGTGGGCGGCGCCCGGATCAGCGAGATCCACGCCAATTTCATCATCAACGACGGGACGGCGACGGCCCACGACGTGGTGGCGGTGATGCGGGAGGTCCAGGGAAGGGTCCAGAAGGAATACGGGATCCGCTTGGAGCCGGAGATCCTTCCCTTGGGCGATTGGGACCGGGAAGAGATCAAGGATGTGTTCTGGAATTGGAAGCCGAAGGGTTCGAACGACGCCTCTGACCACAAAGATGGGAAATAA
- the murF gene encoding UDP-N-acetylmuramoyl-tripeptide--D-alanyl-D-alanine ligase, translated as MLPWTLREVAALTNGRMVGDPDRVVKGVVHDTRNVKKGDLFTAIRGARFDGHRFVKEAAEKGAAAVLVTKRVTTKVPQVLVADTTRALGDLGRSQRLQWGGPLVAVTGSVGKTTVKDMTAWLLEGSRRVLKTEGNLNNHWGLPLTLLRLEKGHQAAVVELGINHPGEMEGLSDIARPDVAVVTRIGEAHLEFFRDRRQLAREKMMIAAHLREGGRNILNANDALLRTNVENVVTFGLKLGQVRALNLESEGLGTRFEIAAQGERVPAELHMPGLHNVSNATAAVAAGLALGLPLRKLVQRLASFRSQAPMRMEIKNLNGILFVNDAYNASPTSMEAALLTFDRMQGPKRKWAVLGDMLELGEFSPETHYRIVKRALETSIDRVVLVGPRMGRAFERLEHPRKEKAQVFEDVNEARAFLRRSSQKGDAVLLKASRGMKLERVLEGF; from the coding sequence TTGTTGCCGTGGACCTTGAGGGAAGTGGCCGCCCTGACCAACGGGCGGATGGTGGGCGATCCCGACAGGGTGGTGAAAGGCGTGGTGCATGACACCCGTAACGTGAAAAAGGGAGACCTTTTCACGGCCATCCGGGGGGCGAGGTTCGACGGGCACCGCTTCGTGAAGGAAGCGGCGGAGAAAGGGGCCGCGGCGGTCCTGGTCACGAAGAGGGTGACGACCAAGGTGCCCCAGGTCCTGGTGGCGGATACCACCCGGGCCTTGGGGGACCTGGGACGTTCCCAGCGCCTCCAATGGGGAGGTCCGCTGGTCGCGGTGACGGGAAGCGTGGGCAAGACCACCGTCAAGGATATGACGGCCTGGCTCTTGGAAGGGTCCCGGAGGGTCCTTAAGACCGAGGGGAATTTGAACAACCATTGGGGGCTGCCGCTGACCCTCCTGCGGTTGGAAAAGGGTCATCAAGCGGCGGTGGTGGAACTGGGCATCAACCATCCGGGCGAGATGGAGGGGCTTTCGGATATCGCCCGGCCCGATGTGGCGGTGGTGACGCGCATCGGGGAAGCCCATCTGGAGTTCTTCCGGGACCGCCGGCAGCTGGCCCGGGAAAAGATGATGATCGCCGCTCATTTACGTGAAGGGGGAAGGAATATCTTGAACGCCAACGATGCCTTGTTGAGGACGAACGTGGAGAACGTGGTCACCTTCGGGTTGAAACTGGGACAAGTGCGGGCCCTTAACCTGGAATCGGAAGGCTTGGGCACCCGGTTCGAGATCGCCGCCCAGGGTGAACGGGTCCCGGCCGAACTGCACATGCCCGGCCTCCACAACGTCTCCAACGCCACGGCGGCGGTCGCCGCGGGACTCGCCCTGGGCCTTCCCCTGAGGAAACTGGTCCAGAGGCTCGCCTCCTTCCGGTCCCAGGCCCCCATGCGCATGGAGATCAAGAACTTGAACGGGATCCTTTTCGTGAACGACGCTTACAACGCCTCCCCGACCTCCATGGAGGCGGCGCTCCTGACCTTCGACCGCATGCAGGGCCCCAAGCGCAAGTGGGCCGTGCTGGGGGACATGCTGGAGTTGGGCGAGTTCTCGCCCGAGACCCACTACCGGATCGTGAAGCGGGCCTTGGAGACCTCCATCGACCGGGTGGTGCTGGTGGGGCCCCGGATGGGACGGGCCTTCGAGCGCCTGGAGCATCCGCGGAAGGAAAAGGCCCAGGTCTTCGAGGACGTGAACGAGGCCCGGGCTTTCTTGCGCCGCTCCTCCCAAAAGGGCGACGCGGTGCTGCTGAAGGCTTCCCGGGGAATGAAGCTCGAACGCGTCCTGGAGGGCTTTTAA
- the murG gene encoding undecaprenyldiphospho-muramoylpentapeptide beta-N-acetylglucosaminyltransferase produces the protein MTKVIITGGGTGGHIFPGIAVARELGNQKEAQVLFVGKTEGLESRWVPDAGFAFEGVRAVPFPRTLGARLLTFPFDLLRSLSQAGRVLAGFSPQVVLSTGGYVSVPVSLAAAFRGIPVALFEPNVVPGLAARFSSVFARRVFVGFQGTLQHFSKGRTQWTGIPVREEIVTAEKETSRRSFGLHPQTPTVLMLGGSQGSRALNQCMTDVIRFLGEGEQPVQVLMMTGWDDYRKTVDQLDKCPLKAVLRPFFGNIHEAYGAADLVVARAGAITCAEILSRGLPAVLIPYPHASGHQERNARTLEAAGSALVITEKELNEEKLARTVISLLNDGERLKGMGEAAGRLAKPQAAAEIAKGLLELAEKQ, from the coding sequence GTGACCAAGGTGATCATCACGGGCGGGGGGACGGGCGGGCACATCTTCCCGGGCATCGCGGTGGCCCGGGAGTTGGGGAACCAAAAGGAGGCGCAGGTGCTTTTCGTAGGCAAGACCGAGGGTTTGGAATCACGCTGGGTACCGGACGCGGGCTTTGCGTTCGAGGGTGTCCGGGCCGTGCCTTTTCCGAGGACGCTGGGCGCTCGGTTGCTCACCTTTCCCTTCGACCTTTTGAGGTCCCTTTCCCAAGCAGGCAGGGTCCTGGCGGGTTTCTCGCCCCAGGTGGTGCTTTCCACCGGGGGTTACGTGTCGGTGCCGGTTTCGCTGGCGGCGGCCTTCCGGGGGATCCCGGTGGCGCTGTTCGAACCGAATGTCGTGCCGGGCCTGGCGGCCCGTTTCTCATCCGTTTTCGCAAGGAGGGTTTTCGTCGGGTTTCAAGGCACTCTACAACACTTTTCCAAAGGGAGGACCCAATGGACGGGAATACCGGTGCGGGAAGAGATCGTGACGGCCGAGAAGGAGACTTCGAGGAGGAGCTTCGGTCTGCATCCACAGACCCCGACGGTGTTGATGTTGGGCGGGAGCCAAGGGTCGCGCGCCCTGAACCAATGCATGACCGACGTGATCCGGTTCCTGGGGGAAGGGGAACAGCCGGTGCAGGTGCTGATGATGACGGGATGGGACGACTACCGCAAGACGGTGGACCAACTGGACAAGTGCCCCCTCAAGGCGGTCCTGAGGCCTTTCTTCGGCAACATCCACGAGGCTTACGGGGCCGCGGACCTGGTCGTGGCGAGGGCGGGGGCGATCACCTGCGCGGAGATCCTAAGCCGCGGATTGCCGGCGGTCCTTATTCCTTATCCGCACGCTTCCGGGCACCAGGAGAGGAATGCGAGGACCTTGGAAGCGGCTGGGTCGGCTCTCGTGATTACCGAAAAAGAGCTAAACGAAGAAAAACTGGCCCGGACAGTGATCTCCCTCCTGAACGACGGGGAGCGGCTTAAGGGGATGGGCGAGGCGGCCGGACGTCTGGCCAAACCCCAGGCGGCGGCCGAGATCGCCAAGGGGTTGTTGGAACTGGCGGAAAAGCAATGA
- the murC gene encoding UDP-N-acetylmuramate--L-alanine ligase: MKYQPNQALGNVKRVHFIGIGGAGMSGIAAVLLSLGYKVSGTDLKPSDVTERLQDMGAKVHFGHKAAHVQGADVAVYSAAVPMDNPEIVEAHREGIPVIPRTEMLAELMRLKYGIAVSGTHGKTTTTSMIGLVMTEGKLDPTLVIGGQVDAFKSNAKLGQGPYLVAEACEAFGEFFLLAPMISVVTNIDDDHLDYYGSIDKVRGAFVEFANKVPFYGCVILGADDPQVRMILPQLKRRSVTYGFAKDAQVAARKVKLEKSGSVFELEHDGKRLGTVRLHVPGRFNIQNALAAAAVGLELKVPFARIAAGLARFHGAKRRFEIKGSYKGAVVVDDYAHHPTAVAETLKAAKHFAGNKKLLVVFQPHLFSRTQLLRDKFGKSFAEADEVVIAAIYPSREKPIPGVTGMTLVEALRENKHPDARSIEDRTSLVDYLKTHLTDKHVLLTMGAGDIWKVGADLVQKHKG; encoded by the coding sequence ATGAAATACCAACCGAACCAGGCTTTGGGCAATGTGAAGCGGGTGCATTTCATCGGCATCGGCGGTGCGGGCATGAGCGGCATCGCGGCCGTATTGCTTTCCCTCGGCTACAAGGTCTCGGGAACCGACCTGAAGCCTTCCGACGTTACCGAACGCCTGCAGGATATGGGGGCCAAGGTGCATTTCGGGCATAAGGCGGCCCATGTGCAGGGCGCCGACGTGGCGGTCTATTCGGCGGCGGTGCCGATGGACAATCCGGAGATCGTGGAGGCCCACCGGGAGGGGATCCCGGTCATTCCCCGCACCGAGATGCTGGCCGAACTCATGCGCCTGAAATACGGGATCGCCGTCTCGGGCACCCACGGCAAGACCACCACCACCTCCATGATCGGACTGGTCATGACCGAGGGAAAACTGGATCCCACGCTGGTCATCGGGGGCCAGGTGGATGCCTTCAAGTCCAACGCCAAGCTGGGGCAGGGCCCCTACCTGGTGGCCGAGGCCTGCGAGGCCTTCGGGGAGTTCTTCCTGCTGGCGCCCATGATCTCGGTGGTGACCAACATCGACGACGACCACCTGGACTACTACGGATCCATCGACAAGGTACGGGGCGCTTTCGTGGAGTTCGCCAACAAGGTGCCCTTCTATGGCTGCGTCATCCTGGGGGCCGACGACCCGCAGGTGCGCATGATCCTGCCCCAACTGAAGAGGCGGTCGGTCACCTATGGTTTCGCCAAGGATGCCCAGGTGGCGGCCCGCAAGGTGAAACTGGAAAAGTCCGGGTCCGTTTTCGAGTTGGAGCACGACGGCAAGAGACTGGGAACGGTCCGACTGCATGTGCCGGGCCGGTTCAATATCCAGAACGCCCTGGCGGCGGCGGCCGTGGGACTCGAGTTAAAGGTGCCCTTCGCCCGCATCGCGGCGGGCTTGGCCCGGTTCCATGGGGCCAAGCGGCGTTTCGAGATCAAGGGCTCCTACAAGGGCGCGGTGGTGGTGGACGATTACGCCCATCACCCCACCGCGGTGGCCGAGACCCTCAAGGCGGCCAAGCATTTCGCGGGTAACAAGAAACTGCTGGTGGTCTTCCAGCCCCATCTTTTCTCCCGTACCCAGCTCCTCCGGGACAAGTTCGGCAAGTCCTTCGCCGAGGCCGACGAGGTGGTCATCGCCGCCATCTATCCCTCCCGGGAGAAGCCCATCCCGGGGGTGACGGGCATGACATTGGTCGAGGCCTTGCGGGAGAACAAGCACCCCGACGCCCGCTCCATCGAGGACCGGACCTCCCTGGTGGACTACCTCAAGACGCACCTGACCGATAAACACGTGCTCTTGACCATGGGGGCCGGGGACATCTGGAAGGTCGGCGCCGACCTCGTCCAGAAGCATAAAGGATAG
- the murD gene encoding UDP-N-acetylmuramoyl-L-alanine--D-glutamate ligase — translation MHYVHGKQVAVIGLGRSGLAAARLLTVHGGHVTILDDKTPEKLAAWIEKAKDLPHTKLVLGGVQPSTVLACDMVVVSPGVPYGHPVLEAARSKGLPVIGEMELAFGYCQAPIAALTGTNGKTTTTTLLTAMINGGGKKAVACGNIGKAFAETVFELSAEDWAVLEVSSFQLETIEEFRPNVAAILNVTPDHLDRHDGMQAYVETKGRIFENQKGGDSAILNASDKYTPILSSLAKGPLYYFGFPGDRGAAKPGCYVVGDHIELLGRPLIPASELKIPGPHNLENACAAALMASLCGVKDDDIARTLSEFQGVEHRLENAGEVEGVRFINDSKGTNVDSVEKALQSFPKPIVLILGGRDKEGDFTKLIPQIKEKVTRVVAFGECKSKVVRQLSPAATVVESGTLEETVNGAFAAAEKGGVVLFSPGCASFDMFQNYEDRGRQFKAVVEKMRQTKAGKSPAGV, via the coding sequence ATGCACTACGTACATGGAAAACAAGTGGCGGTGATCGGCCTGGGAAGGTCCGGGTTGGCCGCCGCGCGCCTTCTCACGGTCCACGGGGGCCATGTGACGATCCTGGACGATAAGACCCCCGAGAAGCTCGCCGCCTGGATCGAGAAGGCCAAAGACCTGCCCCATACGAAACTGGTCCTAGGAGGGGTCCAACCCTCGACGGTCCTGGCCTGCGACATGGTAGTGGTCTCGCCGGGTGTCCCTTATGGCCATCCGGTGCTGGAGGCTGCCCGCTCCAAGGGATTGCCCGTGATCGGCGAAATGGAGCTGGCCTTCGGTTATTGCCAGGCCCCCATCGCCGCCCTGACCGGTACCAACGGCAAGACGACCACCACGACGCTGCTCACGGCGATGATCAACGGCGGGGGCAAGAAGGCCGTCGCGTGCGGGAACATCGGAAAGGCTTTTGCCGAGACGGTCTTTGAACTCTCGGCCGAGGATTGGGCGGTCTTGGAGGTCTCGAGCTTCCAATTGGAGACCATCGAGGAGTTCCGGCCCAATGTGGCCGCCATCCTGAACGTCACCCCCGACCACCTGGACCGCCATGACGGCATGCAGGCCTATGTGGAGACCAAGGGCCGCATTTTTGAGAACCAGAAGGGCGGCGATTCGGCCATCTTGAACGCTTCGGACAAGTACACCCCTATTCTCTCCAGCCTGGCAAAAGGCCCTCTCTATTACTTCGGCTTTCCAGGGGACCGGGGCGCCGCGAAGCCTGGCTGTTACGTGGTCGGAGACCACATCGAGCTCCTGGGCCGTCCTTTGATCCCGGCTTCCGAACTCAAGATCCCCGGGCCCCACAACCTGGAGAACGCCTGCGCGGCGGCCCTGATGGCCTCCCTCTGCGGCGTGAAGGACGACGACATCGCCCGGACCCTTTCGGAGTTCCAGGGGGTCGAGCACCGGCTGGAGAACGCCGGCGAAGTGGAGGGGGTTCGGTTCATCAACGATTCCAAGGGCACCAACGTGGACTCGGTGGAGAAGGCGCTCCAGAGCTTCCCAAAGCCCATCGTGCTGATCCTGGGCGGCCGCGACAAGGAAGGGGATTTCACCAAGCTCATCCCCCAGATCAAGGAGAAGGTCACCCGGGTGGTGGCTTTCGGCGAATGCAAGTCCAAGGTGGTCCGGCAATTGTCCCCGGCGGCCACCGTGGTGGAATCGGGGACCTTGGAAGAGACGGTCAATGGGGCTTTCGCGGCGGCGGAAAAGGGCGGGGTGGTGCTGTTCTCGCCCGGATGCGCCAGCTTCGACATGTTCCAGAACTATGAGGACCGTGGCCGGCAGTTCAAGGCCGTGGTGGAGAAGATGCGCCAAACGAAGGCGGGTAAAAGTCCTGCCGGAGTTTGA
- the mraY gene encoding phospho-N-acetylmuramoyl-pentapeptide-transferase, whose product MLYHLLYPLSNHFHGFNVFRYVTFRSVYAAFTAFLLCLLLGRAIIERIRSAQMGEKIRSDGPSSHSKKAGTPSMGGILILVTLGLSMLLWVRWDSKFLWIAFFALVWYGLLGFADDYMKLKGIGKSRGIPSFWKLVLQTLGAILIVYGYLDAMPDDFVLKTSITVPFFKHPLNLDTLYPLFAVLVIVSASNSVNLTDGLDGLAIGCTTFAAMAFVVITYVVGNVKFSEYLKIINVPGAGELTVLCAALVGAGLGFLWFNAPPAQVFMGDTGSLALGGLLGTVAVLVKQESLLLIVGGIFVAEALSVIIQVTSFKMSGKRVFKMAPLHHHFELSGVPESKLIVRFWIVAIILTLVTLSTLKLR is encoded by the coding sequence TTGCTCTACCACCTCCTCTACCCGTTGTCGAACCACTTCCACGGGTTCAACGTCTTTCGCTATGTGACCTTTCGGAGCGTCTACGCCGCCTTTACGGCCTTCCTGCTCTGCCTGCTACTGGGCCGGGCCATCATCGAGCGCATCCGCTCCGCCCAGATGGGCGAGAAGATCCGGAGCGACGGCCCCTCCTCCCACTCGAAGAAGGCGGGCACCCCCTCCATGGGCGGGATCCTGATCCTGGTGACCCTGGGCCTGAGCATGCTGCTGTGGGTGCGGTGGGATTCCAAGTTCCTCTGGATCGCCTTCTTCGCCCTGGTCTGGTACGGACTGCTCGGTTTCGCCGACGACTACATGAAGCTCAAGGGCATCGGGAAGAGCCGGGGCATCCCCAGCTTCTGGAAACTGGTCCTTCAGACCCTGGGGGCCATCCTCATCGTTTATGGCTATCTGGACGCCATGCCTGACGACTTCGTCCTGAAGACATCGATCACCGTTCCATTCTTCAAGCATCCCCTGAACCTGGACACCCTTTATCCGCTCTTCGCCGTGTTGGTCATCGTCAGCGCCTCCAATTCGGTGAACCTCACCGACGGGCTGGACGGATTGGCCATCGGTTGCACGACCTTCGCGGCCATGGCCTTCGTGGTCATCACCTACGTGGTGGGCAACGTCAAGTTCAGCGAATACCTCAAGATCATCAATGTGCCCGGGGCCGGAGAACTGACGGTCCTTTGCGCGGCGCTGGTGGGGGCCGGGCTGGGTTTCCTCTGGTTCAATGCCCCGCCGGCCCAGGTCTTCATGGGCGACACCGGGTCCCTGGCCTTAGGCGGGCTTTTGGGGACGGTCGCGGTCTTGGTCAAGCAGGAATCGCTTCTCCTGATCGTGGGCGGCATCTTCGTGGCGGAAGCCCTCTCGGTCATCATCCAGGTCACCTCCTTCAAGATGAGCGGCAAGCGGGTCTTCAAGATGGCCCCCCTACACCATCACTTCGAGCTTTCGGGCGTTCCCGAGAGCAAGCTGATCGTCCGTTTCTGGATCGTGGCCATCATCCTGACGCTGGTCACCTTGTCGACGCTGAAACTCCGTTAA
- a CDS encoding UDP-N-acetylmuramoyl-L-alanyl-D-glutamate--2,6-diaminopimelate ligase: MRFHQLIKGLKGSLQGAPGDPTLRGVAENSKLVKKGDLFIAVPGAKADGREFAKEAVAQGAAALLVEKRAIDGLQVPQFVVPEVRAALARVAHRFYGAPSQKVKVIGVTGTKGKTTTTFLIRSLLRSAGQKTALFGTIAYEVGSKRIEANNTTPSALVLAQLLAQARKAGCSWAVMEVSSHALDMGRVKGIEFRGAAFTNLGRDHLDYHKDFAHYFAAKKRLFTQFPTIRARVANADDAHGKKLLRALGKKGVGYGIETPCRYQAKDVDHRPGHIRFSVQGHPFEAPISGLFNIYNALAAVAVLRELGFSWTALQRGLEHAPAVPGRFEKVNAGQDFTVLVDYAHTSDALEQALTAAREILETPDQKLISVFGCGGDRDRTKRPLMGRISAQLADLTVVTSDNPRTEDPKAILKQIVKGIPAGLQRNGHQRVFVQQDRGAAIRLALSKARAGDLVLIAGKGHETYQILGNKKIHFDDREVAKTILKRLLPRRSEVREARNKND, encoded by the coding sequence GTGAGGTTCCACCAATTGATCAAAGGGTTGAAGGGCTCCCTGCAAGGGGCCCCGGGGGATCCGACGCTCAGGGGCGTGGCCGAGAATTCCAAACTCGTCAAGAAAGGCGATCTTTTCATCGCCGTGCCGGGCGCCAAAGCCGACGGCCGGGAATTCGCGAAGGAGGCCGTGGCCCAAGGGGCGGCCGCCCTTTTGGTGGAAAAGCGGGCGATCGACGGCCTACAAGTCCCCCAGTTCGTGGTGCCCGAAGTCCGGGCGGCTTTGGCCCGGGTGGCCCATCGCTTCTACGGTGCCCCCTCCCAAAAGGTGAAGGTCATCGGCGTGACGGGGACCAAGGGCAAGACCACCACCACCTTCCTCATCCGTTCGCTCCTGCGGTCCGCGGGACAGAAGACCGCTTTGTTCGGGACCATCGCCTATGAGGTCGGGTCCAAACGGATCGAGGCGAACAACACGACCCCTTCCGCCCTGGTCCTGGCCCAACTGCTCGCCCAGGCCCGGAAAGCCGGTTGTTCCTGGGCGGTCATGGAAGTGTCGTCCCACGCCCTGGACATGGGCCGCGTGAAGGGCATCGAGTTCCGGGGGGCGGCGTTCACCAACCTGGGCCGCGATCACCTGGATTACCACAAGGATTTCGCCCATTACTTCGCCGCCAAGAAGAGGCTTTTCACCCAGTTCCCGACCATCCGGGCCCGGGTCGCCAACGCGGACGACGCTCATGGAAAAAAACTCCTGCGCGCCCTGGGGAAGAAGGGGGTGGGTTACGGGATCGAGACCCCCTGCCGCTATCAGGCGAAGGACGTGGACCACCGTCCGGGCCATATCCGTTTTTCCGTCCAGGGCCATCCCTTCGAAGCGCCCATCTCCGGTCTCTTCAATATTTACAACGCCCTGGCCGCCGTGGCGGTCCTGAGGGAACTGGGGTTTTCCTGGACGGCCCTGCAAAGGGGCCTGGAACATGCCCCCGCGGTGCCGGGCCGCTTCGAAAAGGTGAACGCGGGGCAGGACTTCACCGTGCTGGTCGATTACGCCCACACCTCCGATGCCTTGGAACAAGCCCTGACCGCCGCCCGGGAGATCCTGGAGACGCCGGACCAAAAGCTCATCTCGGTCTTCGGTTGCGGTGGGGACCGGGACCGGACCAAGCGTCCCCTGATGGGTCGCATCTCCGCCCAACTGGCGGACCTGACCGTGGTCACCTCGGATAACCCGAGGACGGAGGATCCCAAGGCCATCCTGAAGCAGATCGTGAAGGGCATCCCCGCGGGTCTCCAACGCAATGGACACCAGCGGGTCTTCGTCCAGCAGGACCGGGGGGCGGCCATCCGTCTGGCCCTGTCCAAGGCGCGTGCCGGGGATCTGGTCCTCATCGCCGGAAAGGGCCACGAGACCTACCAGATCCTGGGGAACAAGAAGATCCATTTCGACGACCGGGAGGTCGCGAAAACGATACTGAAAAGGCTTTTACCGCGAAGAAGCGAAGTCCGCGAAGCAAGGAATAAAAATGATTGA